A single window of Channa argus isolate prfri chromosome 12, Channa argus male v1.0, whole genome shotgun sequence DNA harbors:
- the cited1 gene encoding cbp/p300-interacting transactivator 1, giving the protein MTSLLFPGNTHAAMKDLSSSSPLTSLLHYPSSKASVVPFSPSTGPASSPGLTLTSAPLPKPQPFCLQTGPHLLASMQLQKLNSHYQNLAGASPGHPAPGGAQRGFGTSPLSTGNQLLGPSVGLGGGGMGVGISMGNQGTGAGGIIDFDPVDEEVLMSLVVELGLDRANELPELWLGQNEFDFMSDVPAGC; this is encoded by the coding sequence ATGACCTCACTGTTGTTCCCTGGCAACACTCACGCTGCGATGAAGgacctctcctcctcctctcctctcacctcccTTCTACACTACCCTTCCTCTAAAGCCTCCGTCGTGCCCTTCTCCCCTTCTACTGGCCCGGCTTCCTCACCCGGATTGACGCTGACGTCTGCGCCGCTCCCCAAACCTCAGCCCTTCTGCCTGCAGACGGGGCCTCATCTCCTCGCCAGCATGCAGCTGCAGAAGCTCAACTCGCACTACCAAAACCTTGCTGGTGCTTCTCCTGGTCACCCAGCACCTGGTGGAGCCCAAAGAGGCTTTGGCACCTCACCTCTAAGCACTGGAAACCAGCTCCTGGGGCCATCTGTAGGCCTTGGAGGAGGCGGGATGGGGGTCGGGATCAGCATGGGGAACCAAGGCACCGGTGCAGGTGGAATTATTGACTTTGACCCTGTAGACGAAGAAGTTCTGATGTCTCTGGTGGTTGAGCTCGGCTTGGACCGAGCCAATGAGCTCCCTGAGCTTTGGCTGGGTCAGAACGAGTTTGATTTCATGTCAGATGTGCCTGCTGGATGCTGA